The Anoplopoma fimbria isolate UVic2021 breed Golden Eagle Sablefish unplaced genomic scaffold, Afim_UVic_2022 Un_contig_12758_pilon_pilon, whole genome shotgun sequence DNA segment tttagaaaatgaaaagggaaaagCACAATTTATTGGAGGGTTCCTTTGAATAATGGAACTTTGCTAACATTTGCatataatgacaataactataactgtTAACATAGCACATTTCTAAATACAAATAGACGGTCTCACGTCACCCCCTTACTCAGATCTCTTCACTGGATCCCTGTAGTGTATAGGATGCACTTTAAAAGTCTAACTCTCAGGGTTAGGGTTCGGACTCCTGCATATGTGGCTGAACTACTCTCAAGTCAAACATGTTCAATTTTCTTTCTGTCCCACACACTCGCCTTAAAACCTGTGGTGACCGAGATTTGGAGGCAGTAGCACCAAAGCTATGGAATGctctgcatgcacacatacgGTTTGCTGATTCTGTGAATTCCTTTAAAATCAGCTGAAGACATACCTGTTCAGACAGGAGTTTGGGTAAAATTCATGCTCCAGGTCTGCTTTTAATCTgcttttaatttatctttttattttactgtcgAGTGTGCCTTTCTTTATACGTTTCGGTAACAAAGTGTTCTGTTACCAGAATTGATCAGTTTTTGAAAAAGGGAACTCAGAGTAACTAAAAGAACAGGCTTTTCCGTTGCCTGTCTTTCTGTTGAATTGAATTAGTGAGATAGCTGCAGTAAACGCCTTCAGCTGGCAGGcaatgtaaaggaaaaaaagggttgGGCATTTTTTCACGCAAGCAGTGAAGACATGCCAACAATTCTGTCACTGCTGTAGGGTTTTGTGCCAGCTAAATAACCTCCGTTGGCATTGCTCCAGGTTCTTGATTGATACATGATCTTAAGACAACACAGTCCCTCCTTAAGCCGTTTCATTTTGCTCTGTGTTATGTGTGGAAAACCAGAAGATCTCTGACTTTGTATTTTACATTGATTTGTGTAAATAACAAGGGGTTAAAGGTACCGCTGATCCAACGTTCAATCCTTTACATTGTTCTCCTCTCACTCCCAGCTCCAAGCATCCCTGACTCATTTTTAAAGACCTATATGATGtagaaagaaatcaaaaacacatgacaTAATTCATagcaaatcatttatttaacccGAATTCTTCTAAGTGGTGTTTAATCTATCATTACgatttttcatgactttgtcAATCAATTTGTTTCTAATGACATCAAATCaccattttctgtttctgtttttattagtgCCTTTTAAATGAGGTATCACAACATGAGTTATGAATTCCCCCTTTTCCCTCTCACATACCCAGAAGCTCTCTCACAGCCCAGCAGCTAATAAGCTAGCTACAACAGTCAGTACAGACACACCAGTACGGTTAGagatcatttattatatataaatcgTTTATGATATGAtggataaagataaagaaagaattTTGTTGAAAGTTTTTGAGAGAAAATCTGTGATCGCTTCTGATTAGTGAGGCCAACACAGTCTGAAGGCAGGTAGTGAAATAGTCCAAAATGGAATCTCTTGGTCTGTGTACAGGGACACTCATTGTCTGTTTAGTCCTGTCGCTCTGAACAACATTTTTTCGGGATGTCATTacttaacaaaagaaaagctaggtttaggaaataaaacaatattgttaGGTTTTAGGAAAGACATCATGTTTGGGCTTAAAACACCTCTttacagttaggtttaggcaataaaactacaacaacaaaagggttagggttaaggttgACCTTAAAATAGCTACATACAGTTAAgattagacaacaaaactaatgttaggtttaggttactttttgcctaaacttaactgcATCGTGTTATTTTAATCCCGACCATAATGTTTtccaaacctaactaagtggttttgttgcctaaactttaATGTacaagttattttaagcccaaccaagATGttttgcctaaacttaacttttgttttttattgtttggatATCCAAAAAAGTTGTTCTTagcaacataaataaacagataatgCGTTTTCCTGTTCACAAAACAAGAGATTGCATTTtggactatttcacaaactgctaTGAGACTGTGTTGGCCTCACTCACTCCAGCACAAATCAGGAGTGACCACAGATTTTCTCTCAAaaatctatctatatctatatattacaAGGGTGCAAAACTATTTTAAAGTGGTTAAAACCTAATTACCTACGTCAAAGTTTTGCTTACGCTCTCCATTGGCCAGTTTTTGTTTTGCCCTATAAAGCATTTATTACAAATTTAGCTTAAAGCATTAGGAATACATCaattgattacttttttttgcatttgattaacttaaacattgttttaatgacTGCATTTATCCTTTCATTTATACAGTCCTGTTACTAGACCCAAGTCTGGAGGACATAGTTCCCCAAATCACAGCCAAAGAATCAACAGATACAGCTATTCCATGCGAAAGAGCTGTTGTTCTCCAAGGGACTCAGAACAAACTGGACCGGTCTTCCTCATCAAGCATTGATCAAACCAAACTGGAATGGCAAACCTTTGATGGCTCTCTCCCCAACGGAGCAGTTTCGATCTACAATGAATATGCTAAACGCACCGACTACGTTTGTAAATACGGAAGCCACGCTGGCTTCTACAACCCTGACATGGGTCCTGAATGCCACTACCCCTATGGAGATAAAGAGCTTCTCGGCTCCCCGTTTGAGATCCTGGTGAACAAAGACAACTTTGAGTTTTTGGAATGGAAGGATGGCTCCTACGGCTCAGTGCCAGAGAATGCAGTCAAGACCGACTCGTACCAAGACATATATGTTGGGAAGAACAAGTATGGTCTTGGGAAGGTGCATGCTAAACATGAGGCCTTCTTCCTTCCCTGGAAAGGTTCTGAGTATTGGTACAAGCACTACCAGGTCCTGACCTTTAACACAGAAATAATCAGCGAGCACGTCTCTGATGTCAAGTACAAGACTGATGGGGTTAAGATCTTTAAGTATCCTCCAGAGACCATGAACAAGACTACACTCATCAACAAGGACCGCCAGGAAGTGACACAGACCGCTACCCTCTCAAAGACAAATGAAGAAGAGCAAAGGTGGGACACCAGCTTTTCCTTCACTGTGGGCGTCCAGACCAGCATCAAAGCTGGAATCCCCTTTCTTGCCTCTGCAGAAATTGAGATTCGCGCGGAAACAACCCTCCAGTTCACCAAGGGGGCCTCTTATAGAGAGTCAAAAAACTACACTGTTTCTGTTGAGCA contains these protein-coding regions:
- the LOC129116149 gene encoding natterin-3-like, with protein sequence QGTQNKLDRSSSSSIDQTKLEWQTFDGSLPNGAVSIYNEYAKRTDYVCKYGSHAGFYNPDMGPECHYPYGDKELLGSPFEILVNKDNFEFLEWKDGSYGSVPENAVKTDSYQDIYVGKNKYGLGKVHAKHEAFFLPWKGSEYWYKHYQVLTFNTEIISEHVSDVKYKTDGVKIFKYPPETMNKTTLINKDRQEVTQTATLSKTNEEEQRWDTSFSFTVGVQTSIKAGIPFLASAEIEIRAETTLQFTKGASYRESKNYTVSVEHEIPPKHSCSVTMVGYKYKADIPYTARLSRTYRNGETKWTSISGTYKCVQVMEVQSVVDPCKPLPEA